In Nitrospinota bacterium, a single window of DNA contains:
- a CDS encoding pantoate--beta-alanine ligase, producing the protein MEIIETVRAMQARSEEWRAAGETVALVPTMGAFHEAHLNLMREGRRRADRLVVSLFVNPTQFGPGEDYEAYPRNLEADLKATEDIGLDVLYHPTAEEMYPEGYASYVEVEGLTDTLCGPSRPGHFRGVVTVVIKLFTAVKPHVAIFGEKDFQQLAVIRRMVADLHLEIEIVGMPIVREADGLAMSSRNLYLSAEERRTALGLSSSLVIARQMILDGERDVQTIEEKLRSHIEAAGPCTIDYVAVADQETMALKETIDGPLLIALAVRVGPARLIDNTVIEPPASS; encoded by the coding sequence GTGGAGATTATCGAGACGGTTCGCGCCATGCAGGCCCGCTCTGAGGAGTGGCGGGCGGCGGGGGAGACCGTCGCCCTGGTTCCCACCATGGGGGCCTTTCACGAGGCCCACCTAAATCTCATGCGGGAGGGTAGACGCCGGGCCGACCGGCTAGTTGTGAGCCTATTCGTAAACCCCACCCAGTTCGGCCCGGGTGAGGACTACGAGGCCTATCCACGGAATCTTGAAGCGGATCTTAAGGCCACTGAGGACATCGGGCTTGACGTCCTCTATCACCCCACCGCCGAAGAGATGTACCCGGAAGGCTACGCCTCTTACGTTGAGGTCGAGGGCCTGACCGACACTCTTTGCGGGCCGAGCCGGCCGGGCCATTTTCGGGGAGTCGTGACCGTCGTGATCAAGCTCTTCACCGCGGTAAAGCCTCATGTGGCCATCTTCGGCGAAAAGGACTTCCAGCAGCTTGCTGTGATACGCCGCATGGTGGCCGATCTTCACTTAGAGATCGAGATTGTCGGGATGCCCATCGTCCGGGAGGCCGACGGGCTGGCCATGAGCAGCCGCAACCTCTACCTCTCGGCCGAGGAGCGTCGGACGGCCTTGGGTTTGAGCAGCTCCCTGGTCATCGCCCGACAGATGATTCTCGACGGCGAGAGAGATGTCCAGACGATTGAGGAAAAGCTCCGCTCTCACATAGAAGCGGCTGGGCCGTGCACGATCGATTACGTGGCCGTGGCAGACCAAGAGACCATGGCCCTCAAAGAGACAATTGACGGCCCGCTCCTTATAGCGCTGGCCGTCAGGGTGGGCCCCGCCCGCCTCATCGACAATACGGTCATTGAACCACCGGCCTCATCATAG
- a CDS encoding aspartate 1-decarboxylase — translation MLSSKLHRAVVTDSNVDYEGSITIDAALMASVDILPYQQVEVYNIINGDRFTTYAIEGTASSGTICINGAAAHRAKVGDRIIICAYRPVRDEDAHAIAPKVVVLDEANRPRKAVVA, via the coding sequence ATGCTATCGTCCAAGCTTCACCGGGCCGTCGTTACCGACTCAAACGTCGACTACGAGGGCTCGATCACCATTGATGCCGCGCTTATGGCCTCTGTGGACATCCTGCCGTACCAGCAGGTGGAGGTCTACAACATCATCAACGGAGACCGCTTCACCACGTACGCCATCGAGGGCACGGCCAGCAGCGGCACTATCTGCATCAACGGGGCCGCCGCCCACCGGGCGAAGGTCGGCGACCGGATCATCATCTGCGCCTACCGGCCCGTTAGGGACGAAGACGCCCACGCCATCGCTCCTAAGGTCGTCGTCCTCGATGAGGCCAACCGGCCTCGGAAGGCTGTTGTGGCATAG
- a CDS encoding tetratricopeptide repeat protein — protein sequence MMRFWRAVALGALVAPLSVAWTAPEGRPPIRLPEVVIVGLPVAEPTEAKEPIGFPTTGPEREMPREVKEPVDVASLQEAGRTLPVSPAPGCAYRSSVTTAVAKVFLKDEAQYKLGLYRIQHGQPAEAIGAFESLLANYPASLWRTGARYWIGEARLALGDADRAMASFEAAEAEPPRQRLADYAIYASAWLHVRRGEHALALEKLDRLSAQYRTSPVMPAALELRSIAHANLGEFDLASKASRHIAQIYPGNRRAAVARFWQAESAYRAGAFEEAWEAYQAFLARHPGHPRSAEALYGLAWTGLALGDGHRALDAFMRFEERYPGHRLLPSVRYGLVRSALASGRPDLARSRLALIKKTAPGHWATAALAALADADFNSGRHEEALAAYRAIAAAGSGGPYELVGLLRGAESALALERYDEALSIYDTALLRPLDEEVYMTLLVKRGVALYESARYREAAVTFGEAADLDRESPAGGEARWLQAESLYQARELGQARAIFRALEPDGPRGAEALFGLAWVEADMGHLNEARALLDRVALGRPDHPLAPAARLKAASLVADAKGYVEAAERLKALLVAYPESDEAPRAAWRIGLMLARAGEFRKAANAHAAFLGRYPDHDLADDAQFELAMNLYRTDAFGRARVALKRLIGDYRTSPHLPKAFLTLGDTYYNESDYASAEDAYRQVVKLYPTDAAAVEADYGIVLTHLRRDAWEEFLTGAERFLAAHPDHPLSVTLAFQVGDSAASRNERAQAIGAFERAVRLFPKSELADDALFRIGELTRAEGRESEAAEVFGRLLSEYPKSNLAVDAHFALAELYEGQRRWEEALTHARGVIAAGAGSGRLQAAAIIQGRSLVHSRKPSAAAEAFQMAVNAGPEQPIGRRAALELGDLQVGRKRYSKALIAYQVAAQADEPSVAVQGNYGTARMLEATGDRQAAVAAYLKVFYLYPKFRSLGAKSMLSAADGYAALGRQDLALSLYKKLLAEYPKEPAAQEARTSLKAAGEAVGEER from the coding sequence ATGATGCGGTTCTGGAGAGCCGTTGCCCTAGGGGCGTTGGTCGCGCCCCTTTCGGTGGCCTGGACGGCCCCCGAGGGACGTCCTCCCATCCGTCTGCCGGAGGTCGTCATCGTCGGCCTGCCTGTTGCCGAGCCGACCGAGGCCAAAGAGCCGATTGGGTTTCCGACGACAGGGCCCGAAAGAGAGATGCCACGCGAGGTTAAAGAGCCGGTCGATGTAGCTTCCCTCCAGGAGGCGGGCCGTACGCTACCGGTCTCCCCGGCCCCGGGATGCGCCTACAGAAGCAGTGTGACCACGGCGGTGGCAAAGGTCTTCCTGAAAGACGAAGCCCAGTACAAGCTCGGCCTCTACCGCATCCAGCATGGCCAGCCCGCCGAGGCTATCGGGGCCTTTGAAAGCCTCCTCGCCAACTACCCGGCGAGCCTGTGGCGGACGGGTGCCCGATATTGGATCGGTGAGGCCCGCCTCGCACTGGGAGATGCGGATCGGGCCATGGCTTCCTTCGAGGCGGCCGAAGCCGAGCCACCACGTCAGCGTTTGGCCGATTACGCCATTTACGCCAGCGCATGGCTCCACGTTAGGCGTGGGGAGCACGCGCTTGCGCTGGAGAAGCTCGACCGCCTCTCCGCTCAGTACCGGACAAGCCCTGTGATGCCGGCGGCCCTTGAGCTCAGGAGCATCGCTCACGCGAATCTCGGCGAGTTTGACCTCGCATCGAAGGCCTCTCGTCATATTGCCCAAATTTATCCCGGAAACCGCCGGGCTGCTGTAGCCCGCTTCTGGCAGGCTGAGAGCGCCTACCGGGCGGGCGCATTCGAGGAGGCCTGGGAGGCATACCAGGCCTTCCTCGCGCGCCATCCGGGACACCCGCGCTCTGCCGAGGCCCTATACGGACTCGCCTGGACGGGCTTGGCGCTGGGAGACGGCCATCGAGCCCTTGATGCCTTTATGCGCTTTGAGGAGAGATACCCAGGGCATCGGCTTCTGCCATCGGTCCGATACGGGCTGGTCCGCTCCGCTCTGGCCTCGGGCCGGCCTGATTTAGCCCGCTCGCGCCTTGCGTTGATTAAAAAAACGGCGCCCGGCCATTGGGCCACTGCGGCCCTGGCTGCCTTAGCGGACGCGGACTTCAACTCCGGGAGGCACGAAGAAGCCCTAGCGGCCTACAGAGCAATTGCGGCCGCGGGCTCAGGCGGGCCCTACGAGCTCGTGGGGCTTCTCAGGGGCGCCGAGAGCGCCCTGGCCCTGGAGCGATACGACGAGGCCCTATCCATCTACGACACCGCGCTGCTGAGGCCCCTGGATGAGGAGGTCTACATGACGCTCCTTGTAAAACGCGGCGTGGCCCTTTACGAGAGCGCCCGCTATCGGGAGGCGGCCGTCACTTTCGGCGAGGCGGCGGATCTCGACCGTGAATCACCCGCAGGGGGGGAGGCCCGCTGGCTGCAGGCCGAAAGCCTCTACCAGGCCCGCGAGCTCGGACAGGCCAGGGCGATCTTCCGGGCTCTCGAGCCCGACGGGCCTCGCGGCGCCGAAGCCCTCTTCGGCCTGGCGTGGGTTGAGGCCGACATGGGCCATCTTAATGAGGCTCGGGCCTTGCTCGACCGTGTTGCCCTGGGGCGGCCAGACCATCCACTCGCACCAGCGGCTCGTCTCAAGGCCGCTTCACTGGTGGCTGATGCCAAGGGCTACGTCGAGGCGGCTGAGCGGCTTAAGGCCCTGCTCGTCGCCTACCCCGAAAGCGACGAGGCCCCTCGGGCCGCATGGAGGATTGGGCTCATGCTCGCCCGGGCAGGGGAGTTTCGAAAAGCCGCAAACGCCCACGCCGCTTTCCTCGGTCGCTACCCGGACCACGACTTGGCCGACGACGCCCAGTTCGAGCTCGCCATGAATCTCTACCGAACGGACGCCTTCGGGCGGGCCCGGGTGGCTCTGAAGCGACTCATCGGCGACTACCGCACCTCGCCCCACTTGCCCAAGGCCTTCCTCACGCTAGGGGATACCTACTACAACGAGAGTGACTACGCGTCGGCCGAGGACGCCTATCGCCAGGTGGTGAAGCTTTATCCCACCGATGCGGCGGCCGTGGAGGCGGACTACGGCATCGTGCTGACCCATCTGAGACGGGATGCCTGGGAGGAATTCCTCACCGGGGCCGAACGATTTCTGGCCGCTCACCCCGACCATCCTCTCTCTGTGACATTGGCTTTTCAGGTGGGAGACAGCGCTGCCAGCCGCAATGAACGGGCCCAAGCCATAGGCGCCTTCGAGCGGGCGGTGAGACTGTTCCCGAAAAGCGAATTGGCCGACGATGCCCTCTTTCGCATTGGCGAGCTCACCAGGGCCGAGGGCCGAGAGAGCGAGGCCGCCGAGGTATTCGGGCGGCTGCTGTCCGAGTACCCAAAAAGCAACTTGGCCGTGGACGCCCACTTTGCCCTGGCCGAGCTCTATGAGGGGCAGCGGCGGTGGGAGGAGGCGCTGACCCACGCCCGGGGGGTTATCGCCGCTGGGGCGGGTTCAGGCAGGCTCCAGGCGGCCGCTATCATCCAAGGACGCTCATTGGTCCACAGTAGAAAGCCCTCGGCGGCCGCGGAGGCTTTTCAGATGGCCGTCAACGCCGGGCCTGAACAACCCATAGGCCGCAGGGCGGCCCTCGAACTCGGCGACTTGCAGGTAGGCCGCAAACGCTATAGCAAGGCCCTGATCGCCTACCAGGTTGCGGCCCAGGCGGACGAGCCCTCCGTGGCCGTGCAGGGAAATTACGGAACGGCCCGCATGCTAGAAGCCACGGGCGATAGGCAAGCCGCCGTGGCGGCTTACCTTAAGGTCTTCTACCTCTACCCCAAGTTTCGAAGCTTAGGGGCTAAATCGATGCTTTCCGCCGCAGACGGGTATGCGGCCCTCGGACGTCAAGACCTCGCCCTGTCCTTGTACAAGAAGCTTCTCGCCGAGTACCCTAAAGAGCCGGCGGCCCAAGAGGCCAGAACAAGCCTGAAGGCGGCAGGCGAAGCCGTGGGAGAGGAGAGATAA
- a CDS encoding tetratricopeptide repeat protein, with protein sequence MLLQRIATPVLALLLLVTPAWGSEKPERIYIFALKAYQDGLYEVSADAFREYLASPGPGKQQAEAGLFLGQALLALGRDEEGLAALEVAAKTDSKASVAPLARMIRAQRYLDLVRYGEAEAESGRWLRYFPRHPLRWEVRLLRGRALSGLKRWDEAAALFKEVAEAEKTPGDLPVEALSRLAAIWTHQGKPEEAAAAWAALVERAPADPRAAKALLHLAARTEQAGRFDEALAHVEALTATFPEAPEAGLAKLIRADSLFGLGRWSEAADEYREAAQGEGAVAFSPSKWERAGLAAYRAERFQEAADALARAGDGPDGSNLALRIRSLRKVGKPVETFKASTKLLASYPRSPWAAEALWPTITLARTTGRWEEVRKAVSDYVSGAPAAKEMEARYGLAHVELYGGRPGEAARLFGALAEAEGGLDRFRDVRYKRAVALVAAGRHITAVELVEDLSEQERAAAGSESILALEAHIQRAQGHYSAAADRYQSLLAQWPEAGAAGRWLLALAEMEQARGRSSEALEAYEKWLESRAGDPEAPTVQLATARLMVAVGRRDDAWASLEALGAGDDPELAAQAFLLQGRIAFEEHDYEAALKAAAKALEGLSAESPAHALARWRMARTLEEAGRPSDAATHYRWLAEHVEDDEVREASEEGLTRVTEVRRNAEKAKIKKKVEKVP encoded by the coding sequence TTGCTCCTTCAGCGTATTGCCACCCCCGTCCTGGCTCTCCTCCTCTTGGTTACCCCGGCCTGGGGATCGGAGAAGCCCGAGCGCATCTACATATTCGCCTTAAAAGCTTACCAAGACGGACTTTATGAGGTCTCCGCCGATGCATTCCGCGAGTATCTGGCCTCGCCGGGACCGGGGAAGCAGCAAGCCGAGGCAGGCCTATTTCTCGGCCAAGCACTATTGGCCTTGGGGCGTGATGAAGAGGGCCTCGCCGCCCTCGAGGTCGCCGCCAAGACCGACTCTAAAGCCAGCGTCGCTCCTCTGGCGCGTATGATTAGAGCCCAACGCTACCTCGACCTGGTCCGATATGGAGAGGCGGAGGCCGAATCTGGACGGTGGCTGCGCTACTTTCCCCGCCATCCTCTCCGATGGGAGGTCCGGCTCCTCAGGGGCCGAGCCCTGTCGGGGCTGAAGCGCTGGGACGAGGCGGCAGCCCTCTTCAAGGAGGTGGCCGAAGCTGAGAAAACGCCCGGTGATCTCCCGGTGGAGGCCTTATCCAGGCTCGCCGCCATTTGGACCCATCAGGGAAAGCCTGAGGAGGCGGCCGCAGCATGGGCGGCGCTCGTCGAGCGCGCCCCCGCAGACCCCCGGGCGGCCAAGGCCCTCCTCCACCTCGCGGCCCGAACGGAGCAGGCGGGCCGATTTGACGAGGCGCTGGCCCACGTCGAGGCCCTTACCGCGACTTTTCCCGAAGCTCCCGAGGCAGGTCTGGCAAAGCTCATTCGCGCCGATAGCCTCTTCGGTCTGGGGCGATGGTCGGAGGCCGCGGACGAATACCGCGAGGCGGCTCAAGGTGAGGGCGCGGTGGCCTTCAGCCCCTCCAAATGGGAGCGGGCCGGGCTTGCCGCCTACCGGGCCGAGCGCTTTCAGGAGGCGGCGGACGCCCTGGCCAGAGCCGGCGATGGCCCCGATGGGTCTAATCTCGCTCTTCGGATCCGGTCGCTTCGTAAGGTCGGAAAGCCTGTCGAGACTTTTAAGGCGTCTACCAAGCTACTGGCCTCATATCCGCGCAGTCCGTGGGCCGCAGAGGCTCTTTGGCCGACAATCACGCTTGCCCGAACGACCGGGCGTTGGGAAGAGGTCCGAAAGGCTGTTTCAGACTATGTGAGCGGGGCCCCGGCTGCTAAGGAGATGGAGGCCCGATACGGGCTGGCCCACGTGGAGCTTTACGGCGGCCGACCGGGTGAGGCCGCGCGGCTCTTCGGGGCATTGGCGGAGGCCGAAGGCGGGCTGGACCGATTTAGAGATGTACGGTATAAACGGGCCGTGGCGCTCGTCGCCGCAGGCCGTCACATAACGGCCGTGGAGCTCGTAGAGGACTTGAGCGAGCAGGAGCGCGCCGCTGCAGGGTCAGAGTCGATCCTAGCATTGGAGGCCCATATACAGCGGGCTCAAGGGCACTACAGTGCAGCCGCCGACCGCTACCAATCCCTCTTGGCCCAGTGGCCCGAGGCGGGGGCGGCGGGTCGATGGCTGTTGGCTCTTGCCGAGATGGAGCAGGCCCGGGGGCGCTCGAGCGAGGCGCTCGAGGCATACGAGAAGTGGCTTGAGAGCCGCGCTGGAGACCCTGAGGCCCCTACAGTGCAGCTCGCAACTGCCCGGCTCATGGTCGCCGTAGGCCGACGCGACGATGCATGGGCGAGCCTCGAGGCGCTAGGCGCCGGCGATGATCCTGAGCTTGCCGCCCAAGCCTTCCTCCTGCAGGGGCGCATCGCCTTCGAGGAGCACGACTACGAAGCGGCGCTCAAGGCGGCCGCCAAGGCGCTGGAGGGTCTTTCGGCCGAGAGTCCAGCCCACGCCCTCGCACGCTGGCGGATGGCCCGAACCCTTGAGGAGGCCGGACGGCCTTCCGATGCGGCAACCCACTATCGGTGGCTGGCCGAGCATGTCGAGGATGATGAGGTGCGAGAAGCGTCCGAAGAGGGCCTCACACGCGTAACCGAAGTTCGCAGAAACGCGGAAAAAGCCAAAATTAAGAAAAAGGTGGAAAAGGTTCCATGA
- a CDS encoding energy transducer TonB, producing the protein MSNAIEIESFLDPPATRGPLAAALAWSVVLHGLLVYLSPPLGQAHIPNKVVYTEVELLRMPEAPPIVRRAPPPAPATTPAVQQKVWKSVEGEAAAVLERRALEALRRARTESLGSTLAYPGLDLTLPKTPAEEPAKRGEEPEAMLLQESLARAGRAVAMPGVPTGEELRAEPGIPGERKPFALASETARRLARNLMEAELARKPSPAPPPTSTGIAGPAASRQVLYRPPLPKVTVERETAVLLKFWVRPDGTVGRVVPLRKGDPRLEAVAVRFLKGWRFDPLTEKTPEQWGTIPIVFRRP; encoded by the coding sequence ATGTCCAACGCTATTGAGATCGAGAGCTTCCTGGACCCCCCGGCGACCCGCGGGCCCCTGGCGGCAGCTCTCGCGTGGTCGGTCGTCCTCCACGGCCTGCTCGTCTACCTCTCACCTCCTCTAGGCCAGGCGCATATCCCCAACAAAGTCGTCTACACGGAAGTTGAGCTCCTCCGGATGCCAGAGGCGCCTCCAATCGTGCGCCGTGCCCCTCCCCCTGCGCCGGCGACCACGCCTGCCGTCCAGCAGAAGGTCTGGAAGTCCGTCGAGGGCGAAGCCGCCGCCGTCCTGGAGCGCCGGGCGCTGGAGGCGCTGCGCCGGGCCCGGACAGAGAGCCTGGGAAGTACCCTGGCCTACCCGGGTCTAGACCTTACGTTGCCTAAGACGCCCGCCGAGGAGCCCGCTAAGCGGGGTGAGGAGCCCGAGGCCATGTTGCTCCAGGAGTCCCTCGCCCGGGCCGGCCGGGCTGTGGCAATGCCGGGGGTCCCCACGGGTGAAGAGCTCCGCGCAGAGCCGGGAATTCCGGGCGAGCGGAAGCCCTTTGCCTTAGCTAGCGAGACCGCCCGGCGTCTGGCCCGCAACCTAATGGAGGCGGAGCTAGCCAGGAAGCCCTCGCCTGCGCCGCCACCCACATCAACGGGGATCGCGGGCCCGGCGGCCAGCAGGCAAGTTCTCTACCGTCCACCCCTGCCGAAAGTTACCGTGGAGCGCGAGACGGCCGTTCTCCTCAAGTTCTGGGTACGACCAGATGGAACGGTGGGCCGGGTCGTGCCGCTGCGCAAGGGCGATCCCAGGCTGGAGGCTGTGGCGGTTCGCTTCCTCAAGGGATGGCGATTCGATCCGCTGACGGAGAAGACGCCAGAGCAGTGGGGCACGATCCCTATCGTCTTTCGAAGGCCGTAA
- a CDS encoding MotA/TolQ/ExbB proton channel family protein yields the protein MVEALRTVVGYFPLGTTLVKGGILMVPIGICSLLAVAIVLERFFMLRQPRVISPEVLRRVESHLREGETDEALSLCRHRPSAITRVLHVGIANHQRPKGEIKEIIEDAGRHEVPSLERYLGVLGTIASISPLLGLLGTVTGMIKVFNVIAVRGVGHPGALAGGISEALITTAAGLSVAIPSLVFYNYFVTKADGLVIEMEKASLRMLDILKSD from the coding sequence ATGGTGGAGGCGTTGCGTACCGTGGTCGGATACTTCCCCTTGGGCACGACCCTCGTAAAAGGGGGCATCCTCATGGTGCCAATCGGGATATGCTCGCTCCTTGCGGTGGCCATCGTCCTGGAGCGCTTCTTCATGCTTCGCCAACCCAGGGTTATCTCGCCCGAGGTCCTTCGCCGGGTTGAAAGCCATCTTCGAGAGGGTGAGACGGACGAGGCGCTCTCCCTTTGCCGCCACCGACCGTCCGCCATTACCCGGGTCCTCCACGTCGGGATCGCCAACCACCAAAGGCCCAAAGGCGAAATCAAGGAGATTATCGAGGACGCAGGGCGCCACGAGGTTCCCAGCCTCGAGCGATACCTGGGGGTCCTGGGGACCATCGCGTCAATCTCGCCGCTCCTTGGGCTGCTGGGGACGGTGACCGGAATGATTAAGGTCTTCAATGTCATCGCAGTCAGGGGTGTCGGCCACCCGGGAGCCCTGGCCGGTGGGATCAGCGAGGCTCTAATCACTACCGCCGCAGGCCTGTCCGTCGCCATACCATCGTTGGTCTTTTACAACTATTTCGTTACCAAAGCCGACGGGCTCGTTATCGAGATGGAGAAGGCCTCGTTGCGTATGCTCGACATACTGAAGAGCGACTGA
- a CDS encoding biopolymer transporter ExbD produces the protein MEFASRRRVNASLNITPLIDVVLLLLIFFMISTTFVVQPGIPIQLPEAVSASGQIQREWVVAVTAQDEIYLNEVRVTLKTLQRQLEAAVGRGEIEVLIIKGDEVARHGRIVKVMDAAKLAGVKRLAIATAHKSTGRP, from the coding sequence GTGGAGTTTGCCAGCAGACGTCGCGTAAACGCGAGCCTCAACATCACGCCGCTAATCGACGTGGTCCTGCTCCTTCTAATCTTCTTCATGATATCGACGACATTCGTCGTCCAGCCTGGCATCCCCATCCAGTTACCGGAGGCCGTCTCGGCTTCCGGCCAGATACAGCGCGAATGGGTGGTGGCGGTCACCGCCCAGGACGAAATCTACCTGAACGAAGTCCGGGTGACCCTGAAAACCCTCCAGCGTCAGCTTGAGGCGGCGGTCGGAAGGGGCGAGATCGAAGTCCTGATAATCAAGGGTGACGAGGTGGCTCGTCACGGTCGAATCGTGAAAGTGATGGACGCCGCCAAGCTGGCCGGCGTCAAGCGTCTGGCCATCGCCACGGCGCACAAATCGACCGGTCGGCCATAA
- the panB gene encoding 3-methyl-2-oxobutanoate hydroxymethyltransferase codes for MTERKKVTVPRVVAKKAAGEKITMVTAYDYPAARLVDRAGVDIILVGDSLGMVVLGYEDTTKVTMDEMLHHSRAVARARPRALVVGDMPFGTFQASADDAVRNAVRFVQEGGAEAVKLEGGQAVASAAASIVAAGIPVMGHIGLTPQSIHALGGYRVQGRTSEAESRLLRDAASLEAAGVFAVVLEGMPLKLGRRITEALRVPTIGIGAGPHCDGQVLVLHDLLGFFDGFAPKFAKAYADLNTVIVEAVERFRAEVEAGAFPDREHSYE; via the coding sequence ATGACCGAACGGAAGAAAGTGACCGTCCCACGGGTGGTGGCCAAGAAGGCCGCTGGCGAGAAAATAACGATGGTGACGGCTTACGATTACCCTGCGGCCCGACTGGTCGACCGAGCCGGGGTCGACATTATTCTCGTCGGCGACAGCCTGGGTATGGTGGTGCTCGGCTACGAGGACACTACCAAAGTGACCATGGACGAGATGCTTCACCACAGCCGGGCCGTGGCCCGGGCCCGCCCTCGGGCCCTAGTGGTGGGGGATATGCCGTTCGGCACCTTCCAGGCCTCGGCCGATGACGCCGTTAGAAACGCCGTTCGCTTCGTTCAAGAAGGGGGCGCCGAGGCCGTCAAGCTCGAGGGGGGCCAGGCCGTGGCGTCCGCAGCAGCCAGTATCGTCGCCGCCGGCATCCCCGTCATGGGCCACATCGGGCTCACCCCACAGAGCATTCATGCCTTGGGAGGCTACCGCGTCCAAGGTCGCACGAGCGAGGCCGAAAGCCGGCTGCTCCGCGACGCCGCCTCCCTAGAGGCCGCCGGGGTATTCGCCGTGGTGCTCGAAGGCATGCCTTTGAAGCTCGGCCGCCGCATCACCGAAGCGCTCCGGGTTCCCACAATAGGCATCGGAGCAGGGCCTCACTGCGACGGCCAGGTGCTCGTACTACATGACTTGCTGGGCTTCTTCGACGGCTTCGCCCCGAAATTCGCAAAGGCTTACGCCGATCTCAATACGGTCATCGTTGAGGCGGTCGAGCGCTTCCGCGCCGAGGTGGAGGCCGGCGCCTTTCCAGACCGCGAGCACAGCTACGAGTGA